Proteins co-encoded in one Methanobrevibacter sp. genomic window:
- a CDS encoding DUF86 domain-containing protein, which translates to MFVLEQILMFCRRVEQYVELFGENYEDFARSTAYQDCCALCIIQIGEHCKRVSEEIVDAKPEIEWSGWCKTRDFLTHQYINLDVDILWDVINNDIPKIKEVCEDFLK; encoded by the coding sequence GTGTTTGTCCTAGAACAAATATTGATGTTTTGTAGGCGCGTAGAACAATATGTGGAACTTTTTGGTGAAAATTACGAAGACTTTGCAAGGAGTACTGCATATCAGGACTGCTGTGCTCTCTGTATCATACAAATAGGAGAACACTGTAAAAGAGTTTCTGAAGAGATAGTGGATGCAAAACCTGAAATAGAATGGAGTGGATGGTGCAAGACAAGGGACTTTCTAACACATCAATACATCAACTTGGATGTGGATATACTATGGGATGTAATAAATAATGATATCCCAAAAATAAAAGAAGTCTGTGAAGACTTTTTAAAATAA
- a CDS encoding nucleotidyltransferase family protein, translating into MMLTISIIKNEIEPIAREYGVKKVYLFGSYAKGSATEDSDVDLLVEKAPHMSAVTLAAFWDRIIKALKCKVDLLLTTGISKKFDEAIGENRVLIYEG; encoded by the coding sequence ATGATGCTTACAATTTCAATTATTAAAAATGAAATAGAACCTATAGCGCGGGAATATGGTGTTAAAAAGGTATATCTCTTTGGCTCTTATGCGAAAGGAAGTGCAACAGAAGATAGTGATGTTGATTTGCTTGTTGAAAAAGCACCACACATGTCAGCAGTAACACTTGCAGCATTTTGGGACAGAATAATAAAAGCACTGAAATGCAAAGTGGATCTTCTATTAACTACAGGCATCAGTAAAAAGTTTGACGAAGCCATCGGTGAAAATAGGGTGTTAATCTATGAAGGATAG
- the serB gene encoding phosphoserine phosphatase SerB, with product MIKLVVFDLDNVIIDGEAIDEIGKLANVEDEIADITEKAMQGEIDFETAIKDRVKLLEGTSIEDIQKVADELPLMDGAEETINNLKDEDLEVAIISGSFDVVADVIKEKLGVDYIYTNSFIVEDGKLTGEVEGPLVSGTKLDVLNDLVEEKGISLDEVIAVGDGANDISMIEAAGIGIGFNAKPSVKEIADIVVDDKDLTKVFDEINNQLTADIAEETAVEQEIEDEAVEEELEQAAEDVELEVEDAEEIQEALDEVVPEVAAVEAAEEEAEEEAELEEAAKDVEIEEEDAEEIQEALDEVVPEVAAEEEAIKEAEEEEELEEAAEEVEVGEQVAEEVEAKKDSLPKSEFVLADTMEGVRQQKDEKEAEISKIADEREEFNRIAKEERKIRDELNASLKENLNKAIEFRNERNEINKEVEKAKKARNEANNKLKNLEWSSGKRNKIKIENEIKKIDKIIETRVLDIKKENQLVKNANDLRKQLNEIQEDESVQGEAQDLKKLSEEEHAKVIELSEKAQEAHEKMLEFFRKTDDIRTAADEAHKKFIEARKNASAKHEEFKVVLSDIHVINKKLGTNKPRRRKSENKSGPKGNKNNEEKEKAETIFEKFKNGGKLSTEELLLLQKYNIG from the coding sequence TTGATTAAACTTGTAGTATTTGACTTAGATAACGTTATTATTGATGGTGAAGCAATAGATGAGATAGGAAAATTAGCAAACGTTGAAGATGAAATAGCTGACATTACTGAGAAAGCTATGCAAGGGGAAATAGACTTTGAAACTGCTATCAAAGATAGAGTTAAACTTCTTGAAGGAACTTCCATTGAAGATATTCAAAAAGTTGCTGATGAACTTCCATTAATGGATGGTGCTGAAGAAACTATCAATAATTTGAAAGATGAAGATTTAGAAGTAGCAATTATTAGTGGTAGTTTTGATGTAGTTGCAGATGTAATCAAGGAAAAATTAGGTGTTGATTACATTTACACTAATAGTTTCATTGTTGAAGATGGTAAATTGACTGGTGAAGTAGAAGGTCCTTTAGTATCTGGTACTAAATTAGATGTCTTAAATGACCTTGTTGAAGAAAAAGGTATTTCTTTAGATGAAGTTATTGCAGTTGGTGATGGAGCAAACGATATTTCCATGATTGAAGCTGCAGGAATTGGAATCGGATTCAATGCAAAACCTTCTGTAAAAGAAATAGCTGACATTGTTGTAGACGATAAAGACTTAACCAAAGTCTTTGATGAAATTAATAATCAATTAACTGCCGATATTGCTGAAGAAACTGCTGTTGAACAAGAAATCGAAGACGAAGCTGTTGAAGAAGAACTTGAACAAGCAGCAGAAGATGTTGAACTTGAAGTAGAAGATGCTGAAGAAATCCAAGAAGCTTTAGATGAAGTTGTTCCTGAAGTTGCTGCTGTTGAAGCTGCTGAAGAAGAAGCTGAGGAAGAAGCAGAACTTGAAGAAGCTGCTAAAGACGTCGAAATCGAAGAAGAGGACGCTGAAGAAATCCAAGAAGCTTTAGATGAAGTTGTTCCTGAAGTTGCTGCTGAAGAAGAAGCTATCAAAGAAGCTGAAGAGGAAGAAGAACTTGAAGAAGCAGCTGAAGAAGTAGAAGTAGGTGAACAAGTGGCTGAAGAAGTAGAAGCTAAAAAAGACTCCCTTCCAAAATCCGAATTTGTACTTGCTGACACCATGGAAGGTGTAAGACAACAAAAAGACGAAAAAGAAGCTGAAATCTCCAAAATTGCTGATGAAAGGGAAGAATTTAACAGAATTGCTAAAGAAGAACGTAAAATACGTGATGAATTGAATGCTTCATTAAAAGAAAACTTAAATAAAGCTATTGAATTCAGAAACGAACGTAATGAGATCAACAAAGAAGTTGAAAAAGCTAAAAAAGCACGTAATGAGGCTAACAACAAGCTTAAAAACTTAGAATGGTCTTCTGGTAAACGTAATAAAATCAAAATAGAAAATGAGATTAAAAAGATTGATAAAATCATTGAAACTCGTGTTTTAGATATCAAAAAAGAAAATCAACTTGTTAAAAATGCAAATGATTTAAGAAAACAATTAAACGAGATTCAAGAAGATGAATCAGTTCAAGGCGAAGCTCAAGATCTTAAAAAATTATCCGAAGAAGAACACGCTAAAGTTATTGAACTTTCTGAAAAAGCACAAGAAGCACACGAAAAAATGTTAGAATTCTTCAGAAAAACTGATGATATTAGAACTGCTGCTGATGAAGCTCACAAGAAATTCATCGAAGCTCGTAAAAACGCTTCTGCAAAACACGAAGAGTTTAAAGTTGTTTTAAGTGATATTCACGTTATCAATAAAAAATTAGGTACCAACAAACCTAGAAGAAGAAAATCTGAAAACAAATCAGGTCCAAAAGGTAACAAAAACAACGAAGAAAAAGAAAAAGCTGAAACCATCTTTGAAAAATTCAAAAACGGTGGAAAATTATCTACTGAAGAGCTTTTACTTTTACAAAAGTACAACATAGGTTAA
- the topA gene encoding DNA topoisomerase I: protein MHEVIICEKPSSAEKIAKALDPKAKAFKYNKKVKYWKLKRDEKDISIFSAVGHLYSLAKDNPKDEFFFDLHWAPLYEIDKKNKAYTKNYVKAIEKHARGADKYIHACDYDIEGTLIGYLTLKYGCGEDSLKKASRMKFSTLTKKDIVEAYENRIDIDKHQVDGGIARHVLDYYFGVNISKALTQSVRAAKSRYLGLSAGRVQTPALSILVEREKEIKEFVPEPYWLIKAKLADYDIVADHVDGKIFDKARAEEILSKCNGKDGVVDSIRISHSTTKPPVPFNLGGLQAEAYNVFGFSPKKTQVIAQKLYSDGYTSYPRTSSQKLPESLDFKNIFMQLKKNKEFGKHIAKLPSKLKPHEGKKDDAAHPAIHPTGILPKSLDKDEKKIYDLIVYRFIALFFEAAKFESMSTHINISEELFGFRRRRVTHKGWMEHYPFRKIDNEEFPEINEGDVMAVEEIISEEKETKPPARYNEASLIKELEKRELGTKATRADIITKLYDRKYISGNKIEVNQLGENIFDTLNEYCSNLTSEELTREFENKLESINDDEATKDEIIKEGRQEVTNILMDIEKNEKEIGSHIYDAYQESNIICPCPNCDGNLVKRYSPKTKQSFVGCSNYPDCKTTFSLPKGARFLKQTCDKCGLPMISFGSKPPVHACLDPNCGKEKTKPAQQEIVGKCPQCGGDLIKRSGRFGEFIGCKSFPKCRFTCGVDELDAILKASK from the coding sequence ATGCATGAAGTAATAATTTGTGAGAAGCCTAGTTCTGCCGAAAAGATAGCTAAGGCATTGGATCCTAAGGCAAAGGCTTTTAAGTATAATAAAAAGGTAAAATATTGGAAATTAAAAAGGGATGAGAAGGATATAAGTATTTTCTCTGCTGTTGGACATTTGTATTCATTGGCTAAGGACAATCCTAAGGATGAATTCTTTTTTGATCTTCATTGGGCACCTTTGTATGAGATTGATAAGAAAAATAAGGCCTATACTAAAAATTATGTTAAGGCCATTGAAAAGCATGCTAGGGGTGCTGACAAATATATTCATGCTTGCGATTATGATATTGAAGGAACTTTAATTGGTTATCTCACTTTAAAGTATGGCTGCGGTGAGGATTCATTGAAAAAAGCTTCTCGTATGAAATTTTCCACATTAACCAAAAAAGACATTGTTGAGGCTTATGAAAACCGTATAGATATTGATAAGCATCAGGTTGATGGTGGAATAGCTAGGCATGTATTGGATTATTACTTTGGTGTAAACATCTCAAAGGCTTTAACTCAATCTGTAAGGGCTGCAAAATCAAGATATCTTGGTCTGTCTGCAGGTAGGGTTCAGACTCCTGCATTATCCATTCTTGTGGAACGTGAAAAGGAGATTAAGGAATTTGTTCCTGAACCTTACTGGCTCATTAAAGCTAAATTGGCAGATTATGACATTGTTGCAGATCATGTTGATGGTAAGATTTTCGATAAGGCTCGCGCTGAAGAGATTTTAAGCAAATGCAATGGTAAGGATGGAGTTGTGGATTCCATTAGGATTTCACATTCAACCACCAAGCCTCCGGTTCCATTTAATTTGGGAGGTCTTCAGGCGGAAGCTTATAATGTATTCGGTTTTTCACCTAAAAAGACTCAGGTAATTGCTCAAAAATTGTATAGTGACGGTTACACTTCATATCCTCGTACCAGCTCTCAAAAACTCCCTGAAAGTCTTGACTTTAAGAATATTTTCATGCAGCTTAAGAAAAACAAGGAATTTGGAAAGCACATTGCTAAGCTTCCATCTAAATTGAAGCCTCATGAAGGTAAAAAGGATGATGCTGCACACCCTGCTATTCATCCAACTGGAATTTTGCCTAAATCTTTGGATAAGGATGAGAAGAAGATTTATGACCTTATCGTTTACAGATTCATTGCTCTTTTCTTTGAAGCGGCCAAATTCGAAAGCATGAGTACCCATATCAATATTTCCGAAGAACTGTTTGGATTTAGACGTAGAAGGGTAACTCACAAGGGATGGATGGAGCATTATCCATTTAGAAAGATCGACAATGAGGAATTCCCTGAAATCAATGAGGGGGACGTCATGGCTGTTGAGGAAATAATTTCCGAGGAAAAGGAAACAAAGCCTCCTGCCCGTTACAATGAAGCTTCTCTCATTAAAGAACTTGAAAAGAGAGAATTGGGAACAAAGGCCACTCGTGCTGACATCATTACAAAGCTATATGACAGAAAATACATTTCAGGCAATAAGATTGAAGTCAACCAGCTTGGAGAGAACATTTTCGATACATTGAACGAGTACTGTAGCAATCTAACCAGTGAAGAGCTAACAAGGGAGTTTGAAAATAAGCTGGAGTCAATCAACGACGATGAGGCTACCAAGGACGAGATTATCAAGGAAGGCAGGCAGGAAGTTACAAACATACTTATGGATATTGAGAAAAACGAAAAGGAGATAGGTTCCCATATCTATGACGCGTATCAGGAAAGTAACATCATCTGTCCTTGCCCTAATTGTGATGGAAATCTTGTTAAGAGATATTCTCCTAAAACCAAACAGTCTTTTGTTGGCTGTTCCAATTATCCTGACTGCAAAACTACCTTTTCACTTCCGAAAGGTGCAAGGTTCCTTAAACAGACCTGTGACAAATGTGGTTTGCCTATGATTTCCTTTGGAAGCAAGCCTCCAGTTCACGCATGTCTTGATCCTAACTGCGGAAAGGAAAAAACCAAACCTGCACAACAGGAGATCGTTGGCAAATGCCCTCAATGTGGCGGTGACCTCATCAAACGTTCTGGAAGATTCGGCGAATTCATAGGCTGCAAATCATTCCCTAAATGCAGGTTTACATGTGGTGTTGATGAATTGGATGCCATTTTAAAGGCTTCCAAATAA
- a CDS encoding TATA-box-binding protein, translated as MTDVDIKIENIVASASIGKDIVLTEISKALEGVEFNREQFPGLVFKLKEPKTAALIFSSGKLVCTGAKSIDDSKLAIKKTVDLMREVDPDIPHEFEIIIQNIVASGNLESTLNLEAVALELEDTEYEPEQFPGLVYRLSDPKVVLLLFGSGKVVCTGAKTRDDAKLGVERAYDRLRELDLI; from the coding sequence TTGACCGATGTTGATATTAAAATTGAAAACATTGTGGCTTCTGCAAGTATTGGAAAAGATATTGTTCTTACTGAGATTTCCAAAGCTTTAGAAGGTGTCGAATTTAATCGCGAACAGTTCCCAGGATTAGTTTTCAAACTAAAAGAACCTAAGACAGCTGCGTTAATTTTTAGTTCTGGAAAACTTGTGTGTACTGGTGCTAAATCAATTGACGATTCAAAATTGGCAATTAAAAAAACTGTTGATTTGATGAGGGAAGTCGATCCTGATATTCCTCATGAGTTTGAGATTATAATTCAAAACATAGTGGCTTCTGGTAATTTAGAATCCACATTAAATTTAGAAGCTGTAGCTTTAGAACTTGAAGATACAGAATATGAACCTGAACAGTTCCCAGGATTAGTATACAGATTATCTGATCCTAAAGTAGTTCTTTTATTATTTGGTTCCGGTAAAGTTGTTTGTACTGGTGCTAAAACCCGTGACGACGCTAAACTTGGTGTCGAAAGAGCTTACGACAGATTACGTGAGCTAGATTTAATATAA
- a CDS encoding Ig-like domain repeat protein, with protein sequence MKCKILFLIVILLIGITAVSAENNTSTFADVQSAIDGDAPIVYLNNSDYVGDGKQLAINRDIIIDGAYENNTGSSTLNANGLSRIIEINNNYSVILKNINFINGLSDENGGAILLNGDGKLIICNCNFSNNYGNYGGAIYSGGSLNVFDGYFTNNSCLMNGSEIYCESDSFYLLNSQFDSPSSAAIDVIVNDEKLNLTYANYQMGDNEFGFIGSSDYNMLMYNPLYNGSFPSRFSLKDLGYVSPVLHQGSTGTCWAHALISTLQSCMMKANGADLFDLNSWKNTLSVANLVNVIMEYINPSVTYDSGAFFRDAIPYLVSWIGPVYDDEDYWTQEFHHSEILDTMIHVQNCYKLPDGNGTNLQYIKQALMDYGAIWISFSAGNYCTAYGDYFNPKYDTSSRHAVTLVGWDDNYSRYNFNPVNGAYPEGDGAFIVQNSWGKYWGRNGFFYISYYDKSVAYTNMWTFIFNDTLRYDKNYQNEIRGESSNVMARPKTAEASNSFQATDDEYLVAVSTSFYTGYDYEIQISLNGKSVLNQTGTKISGGYYTIELDKYIPLKTGDEFTVKFIMHSVDGEWARVHLDVNLIPVIKAYTSKYIIESIQNKVNLAKDNSEIFLDNKTYFASLGEKTVIINKNITINGAKSNGQGFSTVDGNNLISLFEIAKGCNVILKNINIINSKGTAVLIDEGGILTVLDSNFSNNFGEYGNSIIINGNGTIVNCIFINGNPGVSEIFVNGTASLKNNIINSNTPGIYNNGTIESEANLVFNDANGIVNKELQLTATLTDDNGNSIKVDSLSIDNFGEMSYSGNVWSLDYVPTNVGQYALSGSPKGFKNLKVKEGILSVNLNNMISITGGEFTYGTTPSVIIGASESQFGDYNVYVDGLKISTVKISSKTTSLGLGSLNAGNHVVKLEKVNDIENTNSARVSILQAQPTLSISAADVEYGGTAIVNVRMVGVNNAPLSGAISINVNGRNYNLNLVGGSGVLPINDLSVNSYLISASFAGNENYLPAVCQADFDVFKKSVNVNLDDGNLKEGEITVSVSSSKATGEVYLYVDGNLYDKKALSDGAALFKVDSLSPGKHNVAVSYAGDNNHNPASDDYLIHVSKIKATVAYEVVNNVAGDTLIKFTGPNDDNSNLRVSINGKYYDVDLVEGIGFLDLNELNHGDYQFTAKYTGDNYEADDLNNLLTVLPRFKLESGDITMAFKDGTSYRVTLLDAYGTPISGVKVSLILNGPSFKNLKYDRVTDSNGVASLPIGLSPGSYSISANYDSVSIENSIKVNANSYSLVGKDISMAFKDGTSYKVTLLDGRGNPVSGVKVSLILNGPSFKNLKYNRVTDSNGVASLPIGLSAGSYTVTAQYGEASVTNKINVGNKGYTLVSKDINMVFKDGTSYKVTLLDGSGNSVTGAAVTVSIDGGSFKDLKYNRVTDSNGVASLPIGLSAGQYTFKATFNGATISNKVVVSSSVVVSSYKLVASDVVKYYKTSTPYTVKLLDNGAPLANKVITVVLNGASFKDLKYSIKTDSNGVATLPIGLIAGDYTIAASFNGVTALNKIKILKAA encoded by the coding sequence ATGAAATGCAAAATTCTTTTTTTAATAGTGATTTTGCTAATTGGAATAACTGCAGTAAGTGCAGAAAACAACACTTCAACTTTTGCTGATGTTCAAAGTGCAATTGACGGTGATGCTCCAATTGTATATTTAAACAATTCAGATTATGTTGGTGATGGAAAGCAATTAGCAATTAACAGAGATATAATCATTGATGGAGCTTATGAGAACAATACTGGTAGTTCTACATTAAATGCTAATGGACTGTCCAGAATAATCGAAATAAATAACAATTATTCTGTCATTTTAAAGAATATAAATTTCATCAATGGTTTAAGTGACGAGAATGGGGGAGCTATCCTTTTGAATGGTGATGGCAAGCTTATTATCTGCAACTGTAACTTCTCCAACAATTATGGAAACTATGGAGGGGCGATTTACAGTGGAGGCAGTCTAAACGTTTTTGACGGTTACTTTACAAACAACAGCTGTCTTATGAACGGTAGTGAGATTTACTGTGAATCTGATTCATTTTACCTTTTGAACTCTCAATTCGATTCACCATCCTCAGCAGCCATTGACGTGATTGTAAATGATGAAAAGCTGAATCTTACCTATGCCAATTATCAGATGGGAGATAATGAATTTGGTTTTATCGGAAGTTCTGATTATAATATGCTTATGTATAATCCTCTCTATAATGGGTCTTTTCCTTCAAGATTTTCCCTAAAGGATTTGGGATATGTAAGTCCTGTTCTACATCAGGGAAGTACTGGAACCTGTTGGGCTCATGCTCTTATTTCAACCTTGCAGTCATGTATGATGAAAGCAAATGGTGCAGATCTATTTGACCTTAATTCATGGAAAAATACTCTTTCAGTGGCTAATCTGGTTAATGTAATCATGGAATATATTAATCCATCAGTTACATATGATAGTGGAGCATTTTTCAGAGATGCAATTCCTTATCTTGTTTCTTGGATAGGTCCTGTCTATGATGATGAGGATTACTGGACTCAGGAATTCCATCATTCCGAAATTTTGGACACTATGATTCATGTTCAGAACTGTTATAAGCTTCCTGATGGGAATGGTACCAATCTTCAGTATATCAAACAGGCATTGATGGATTATGGAGCTATCTGGATTTCATTCAGTGCTGGAAATTACTGTACTGCATATGGAGATTATTTCAATCCTAAGTATGATACAAGCTCAAGACATGCAGTAACACTTGTTGGATGGGATGACAATTACAGCAGATACAACTTCAATCCTGTAAACGGAGCATATCCAGAGGGTGATGGTGCTTTCATAGTTCAAAACAGCTGGGGTAAGTATTGGGGCCGTAATGGATTTTTCTACATATCCTATTATGATAAATCAGTTGCATATACCAATATGTGGACTTTCATTTTCAATGATACATTGAGATATGATAAAAACTATCAAAATGAGATAAGGGGTGAATCCTCCAATGTAATGGCAAGACCTAAAACAGCTGAGGCTTCAAATTCTTTCCAAGCTACAGATGACGAATACTTGGTGGCAGTTTCAACTTCCTTCTACACTGGATATGACTATGAGATTCAAATATCATTAAATGGCAAGTCAGTTCTCAATCAAACAGGAACTAAGATTTCTGGTGGTTATTACACAATAGAGCTTGACAAATACATTCCATTGAAAACAGGGGATGAATTCACAGTAAAATTTATAATGCATAGTGTAGATGGTGAATGGGCTAGAGTACATTTGGATGTTAATTTAATACCGGTTATCAAGGCATACACATCAAAATACATAATCGAATCCATTCAAAACAAAGTAAATCTTGCAAAAGACAATTCCGAGATATTTTTGGACAACAAAACATATTTCGCATCATTAGGTGAGAAAACAGTCATAATTAACAAAAACATCACTATAAATGGTGCAAAAAGCAATGGGCAAGGCTTTTCAACAGTTGACGGTAACAATCTCATTTCTCTTTTTGAAATAGCTAAAGGTTGTAATGTTATTCTTAAAAATATCAATATTATAAACTCAAAAGGTACTGCAGTTTTGATAGATGAGGGAGGTATTCTAACTGTTCTTGATTCCAATTTCAGCAACAACTTCGGAGAATATGGAAATTCCATTATTATAAACGGTAATGGAACTATTGTTAACTGTATTTTTATCAATGGTAATCCTGGAGTATCTGAAATCTTTGTTAACGGAACAGCTAGCCTTAAAAATAATATAATAAACTCCAACACTCCTGGAATCTATAATAATGGAACAATTGAAAGTGAAGCTAATTTGGTCTTTAATGATGCAAACGGTATTGTAAATAAGGAGCTTCAATTGACAGCCACCTTAACAGACGACAACGGCAATTCAATCAAAGTGGACAGTTTAAGCATTGACAATTTTGGAGAAATGAGCTATTCTGGCAATGTATGGTCTTTGGATTACGTTCCAACTAATGTGGGCCAATACGCATTGTCAGGTTCTCCTAAAGGATTCAAAAACTTAAAAGTAAAAGAAGGAATTCTTTCTGTGAATCTTAATAACATGATTTCAATTACTGGTGGGGAATTCACATATGGTACAACCCCAAGTGTTATTATTGGAGCTTCAGAAAGTCAATTTGGTGATTACAACGTATATGTTGATGGCTTGAAGATTAGTACTGTTAAAATAAGCTCAAAAACAACCAGTCTTGGTTTGGGATCTTTAAATGCAGGAAATCATGTTGTAAAATTGGAAAAGGTCAACGACATTGAAAATACAAACTCTGCCAGAGTGTCTATTTTGCAGGCTCAACCTACCTTAAGCATTTCTGCTGCTGATGTTGAATATGGTGGAACAGCTATTGTCAACGTCAGAATGGTTGGAGTTAACAATGCTCCTTTATCAGGTGCCATTTCAATAAATGTCAATGGAAGAAATTACAATCTGAATTTGGTTGGAGGTTCTGGAGTTTTGCCTATCAATGATTTGTCCGTTAACTCATATTTGATTTCAGCATCCTTTGCAGGCAATGAAAATTATCTTCCTGCAGTCTGCCAGGCAGATTTTGATGTTTTCAAAAAATCAGTAAATGTTAACTTAGACGATGGAAACCTTAAAGAAGGTGAAATAACCGTTTCAGTTTCATCATCTAAAGCCACTGGTGAGGTCTACTTGTATGTTGACGGCAATCTTTACGATAAGAAGGCATTATCTGATGGGGCTGCCCTATTTAAGGTGGATTCACTTTCTCCAGGCAAACATAATGTAGCTGTAAGTTATGCAGGTGACAATAACCATAATCCTGCTTCAGATGATTATCTTATTCATGTAAGTAAGATTAAGGCCACTGTGGCTTATGAAGTTGTCAACAATGTTGCTGGGGACACATTGATTAAGTTTACAGGTCCTAATGACGACAACAGCAACCTAAGGGTTTCAATCAATGGCAAATATTATGATGTTGATTTGGTTGAGGGAATAGGATTTTTAGATTTGAATGAGTTAAATCATGGGGATTATCAGTTCACTGCCAAATATACTGGAGACAATTACGAAGCTGATGACTTGAATAATTTGTTGACCGTCTTGCCAAGATTCAAATTGGAATCTGGTGACATTACCATGGCATTTAAGGATGGTACTTCCTATAGGGTTACTTTGTTGGATGCTTATGGAACTCCTATAAGTGGTGTAAAGGTTTCCTTGATTCTTAATGGTCCTTCCTTTAAGAATTTGAAGTATGATCGTGTTACTGATTCAAATGGTGTTGCTAGCTTGCCTATTGGCTTAAGTCCAGGCAGCTATTCAATTTCCGCCAATTATGATTCAGTGTCTATAGAAAACTCAATCAAGGTAAATGCCAATTCTTATTCACTGGTTGGTAAGGACATTAGTATGGCCTTTAAGGATGGTACTTCCTATAAGGTTACTTTGTTGGACGGAAGAGGCAATCCAGTTTCAGGTGTAAAGGTTTCCTTGATTCTTAATGGTCCTTCCTTTAAGAATTTGAAGTATAATCGTGTTACTGATTCAAATGGTGTTGCTAGCTTGCCTATTGGCTTAAGTGCTGGAAGCTATACAGTAACTGCCCAATATGGAGAGGCATCAGTTACCAACAAAATCAATGTGGGCAATAAGGGATACACATTGGTAAGTAAGGACATTAATATGGTCTTTAAGGATGGTACTTCCTATAAGGTTACTTTGTTGGATGGAAGCGGCAATTCTGTTACAGGGGCTGCTGTTACTGTTTCCATTGATGGGGGTTCCTTCAAGGACTTGAAATATAATCGTGTTACTGATTCAAATGGTGTTGCTAGCTTGCCTATTGGCTTAAGTGCAGGACAATACACATTCAAGGCCACATTCAACGGTGCAACCATCTCAAACAAGGTAGTGGTATCTTCTTCTGTAGTGGTTTCTTCTTATAAGCTTGTAGCTAGCGATGTTGTCAAGTATTATAAGACAAGCACTCCTTACACTGTAAAGCTTTTGGATAATGGTGCTCCTTTGGCAAACAAGGTCATTACCGTGGTTCTTAATGGGGCAAGCTTCAAGGATTTGAAATATTCCATCAAAACAGATTCAAATGGGGTGGCTACATTGCCTATCGGCCTAATCGCTGGAGACTATACCATTGCAGCGAGTTTCAATGGCGTAACTGCACTCAATAAAATTAAAATCTTAAAAGCTGCTTAG
- the cyaB gene encoding class IV adenylate cyclase: MIEVEVKAKINDFDEMEEKILGIGAVKTKVEFQEDLYFNSPIVDFAKTDEALRIRTTRKEDVENIFITYKGPKINKEAKTRKEVEMAIENAEMGNDILESIGFRQVRAVRKNRKYFEYENFEISLDDVEGLDPYMEIEISLPDGTDYTEAQKSIFDLYEKLGVVDGFETTSYLELLENKK, encoded by the coding sequence ATGATAGAGGTTGAAGTTAAGGCAAAAATCAATGATTTTGATGAAATGGAAGAGAAAATATTAGGCATAGGTGCTGTAAAAACAAAAGTTGAATTTCAGGAAGATTTGTACTTCAACAGCCCAATAGTGGATTTTGCCAAAACCGATGAAGCTTTAAGAATAAGAACAACAAGAAAGGAAGATGTTGAAAATATTTTCATAACCTACAAGGGCCCAAAGATAAACAAGGAAGCCAAAACACGCAAGGAAGTCGAAATGGCTATTGAAAATGCCGAAATGGGAAACGACATCCTTGAAAGCATTGGATTCAGACAGGTACGTGCCGTCAGAAAGAACCGAAAATACTTCGAATATGAAAACTTCGAGATAAGCCTTGATGACGTGGAGGGCCTTGACCCGTACATGGAAATCGAAATATCCCTGCCAGACGGAACAGACTATACCGAAGCCCAGAAAAGCATTTTTGATTTATATGAAAAATTAGGTGTTGTTGATGGATTTGAAACAACATCCTATTTAGAATTATTAGAAAATAAAAAATAG